A stretch of the Alnus glutinosa chromosome 6, dhAlnGlut1.1, whole genome shotgun sequence genome encodes the following:
- the LOC133870559 gene encoding glycosyltransferase BC10-like, whose translation MKTSHPWRVGMGDMQILPGARHRPPMKRPMWIIVLISLVTVFLICAYMYPPQSSAACYIFSSKGCEISYWLPPAPAREYTDEELASHVVIKDILNRPPIQSQNSKLAFMFLTRGSLPFEKLWDKFFHGHEGKFSVYVHSSKEQPVHVSSYFVDRDIRSDQVIWGKISMVDAERRLLANALQDIDNQHFVLLSDSCVPLHNFDYIYDYLMHTNISYVDCFQDPGPHGNGRYSEHMLPEIEKKDFRKGAQWFSMKRQHAVIAMADNLYYSKFRDYCKPALEGRNCIADEHYLPTFFHMIDPGGVANWSVTHVDWSERKWHPKSYRAQDITEELLKNITSIDVSVHVTSDEKREVQKWPCLWNGVKRPCYLFARKFYPEALDNLLHHFSNYTAN comes from the exons TGTAGGCATGGGTGATATGCAGATCTTGCCTGGGGCTCGCCACCGTCCTCCTATGAAGAGGCCTATGTGGATAATTGTCTTGATTTCATTGGTCACAGTGTTTTTAATTTGTGCTTATATGTATCCACCCCAGAGCAGTGCTGCATGTTACATATTTTCTTCTAAAGGTTGTGAAATTTCTTATTGGCTTCCACCTGCTCCCGCACGAGAATATACTGATGAAGAACTTGCGTCTCATGTTGTGATTAAAGATATTCTGAATAGACCTCCTATTCAATCCCAAAATTCTAAACTTGCTTTCATGTTCTTGACTCGGGGTTCATTGCCTTTTGAGAAGCTTTGGGATAAATTTTTTCAT GGTCACGAAGGGAAATTTTCAGTTTATGTGCATTCATCTAAGGAACAACCTGTACATGTCAGCAGTTATTTTGTTGATCGAGACATACGCAGTGATCAg GTCATATGGGGGAAAATTTCAATGGTTGATGCCGAGAGACGATTATTGGCAAATGCtctccaagatattgataaccagcattttgttttactttctGATAG TTGTGTGCCGTTGCACAATTTTGACTATATCTACGACTATCTGATGCATACGAATATCAGCTATGTTGACTG cttTCAGGATCCTGGTCCACATGGAAATGGCAGGTATTCAGAACACATGTTACCTGAAATTGAGAAGAAAGACTTTAGAAAGGGGGCACAG TGGTTCTCAATGAAGCGGCAGCATGCTGTGATAGCTATGGCTGACAATCTTTACTACTCTAAATTCCGGGATTACTGCAAG CCAGCTTTGGAGGGGCGCAATTGCATTGCTGATGAACATTACCTGCCGACCTTTTTCCAT ATGATTGATCCTGGTGGAGTTGCTAACTGGTCAGTTACACACGTTGATTGGTCTGAGAGAAAGTGGCACCCAAAATCATACAGGGCTCAGGATATTACCGAAGAGCTTCTGAAGAATATTACG TCAATTGATGTAAGCGTGCATGTAACGAGTGATGAAAAG AGGGAAGTGCAAAAATGGCCTTGCTTATGGAATGGTGTAAAACGACCTTGTTACCTTTTTGCCAGGAAATTCTACCCAGAAGCTCTTGATAACTTGTTGCACCATTTCTCCAATTATACAGCAAATTGA